TTTGTAAGTATTAATTAAGTTTGCATTACAGTTTAGACATGTCATGTTTTGTAAACAATTTACAATAGAACTTTTACTATCAAGTCTAATACTTCCATCAGGCCTTTTGTTATTAAAACATTAGAATTTGCTATCTATTTCTAGTTTGTACAGTTGCTTTATGCCAATATTTTTGCATTCTCTTGAAGTACTATCAGAACAAGTATTTGTTATCTGAACATTTAAATTCAAAGATGCTTaacttgtgttttattttctgaattgtATACACACGCAGATTATTGTACATACCCTCAGAAGAAAAGATGGAGTTCCTACCAAATGTTTAGGTCAAAAGGTATGTATAATCTTCTATAATTCCTTGCGCACTTCTTTGGGCAGCATTTAGTAGCTACTTTGCAATCAACTGCAACATGTTTCATCatttcatgttttattttcagatgGTGAGGAAGCAACTTTATTTGATTTTGGACACTTCaaaaaaacatttgaaagaaatcTCAAAATGCTCATTAGAAATGTAAGTCACACTACTTGCCCAACTGCCTTTTAGCTCTTATTCGCTCAGCCAGAGCACacatttttgttttgcctttccaagtgcAAGGATAAAGTACTGTAGACTGGATTTTCCAGTCACTGAGCAAACCAGTCCTTATGTTCATGTGGAAGTTCCAAGCCCTTTTGGAAGATTGCTTGGCTAGAGTGATGATTCTTTTCAATTTAATGGTGTACATTAAACAGTTCAATAAAATTTCAATACAAGAGatcagtactgaaaatgtgttgctggaaaagcgcagcaggtcaggcagcatccaaggagcaggagaatcgatgtttcgggcatgagcccttctgatGATGTTTGTAAGGCTGCGGGGGAAAGAGCAGAGGAGTGGAACTAATTGCATAGTTTTTCAAAGTGCTGGCataggaattgaattgaatagcCGCCTCCTGCACTTGCAGTAGTCATCATGAAtcaaagtgtgattttttttttcttgaaacaatttgcatttgtgtTTGAGCTGCAGTGACTACTATACAGTAAAACTCAGCATTTTCTATCTACCAGTAATGTTCCTACAAACAGCAAAAAGGTGAATGAACAAACCTTTTAATCAAGTAATCCAGCAAACTATgtgatttgtgtttttgtttgaaatggaATGCcactcattttattttcaatagtGTTATCAAGAATTCGGAAAACATTTATTTGGACATGATTACATGAATGTTTCTAGATTTTGTTAAATTCTCGTCTGGGTTTCAACAACATGTTTTGACCGAGATGAGCATTCCCAACTAAACCAAGCCAATGCATGATAATATAACCTGTACACGTTAAAACTGGTGTACAATGGTTGAGGTGCATAAATATTAGAAATTGTAAAATTCTAAAGATAAAACAATgtataaaagaaaatctggagttCAAAGCTTTGTTGCATTTACTGTGTAATTGCagcatttccttcttaaatatgtTAACTGAATTTATCAGACTTGTCTACTGTTCTGAATTATTCGCAGATGAACTGAGGTAACCTAAGACAAGTTACTTGGAAGAAGTGACTAATTTAGTGAAGTTATAAGAGTTGTTAAACTATCACTATTTTTGCCATCTGTCTACTTTCGTGTAATCTAACTCAAAGTTATTTGTTTATAGCcattttcaattaaatcatgtTACCTGACTTCCTGCAGATTGTTGTGTTTTTGAAAGAATTACTTGTATAGTAATACTTAGATGGCTCTGTCGCTGATTGTAATTTCAGATTCCAATTTACTTTTCTTTCATAGGTCATGGTCAACTTTTTGGAACATGGGGAAGCAGTTTGGATCCGAATTGCATGGGGCAAACATCACTCCCCACCTAACCAGCAACGGGCTGCCTATGCAGTGTACTACCCACATACCCCTTATGTTTTCATGGCTAATATTGTTGCACAGTACAGGGTGTATCTTTCTCAGGTAAAACAGCTTCACTTGGATATTACCTATAATCTAGATTATGTAGCATGGAAGACTGTGTGTTTCCAATTCGCCCTCCTTCTCAAAATAATATTTAAACCTAGCATATCTCTCAAATGTACAAAAGCAAAAAAATTGCAGATTCTgggtttttgaaattaaatacAAAATGCTGGGCATTATTAGCAGGTTAGGAAATATCTGTCGAGAAAGGAGCACTAATGTTTCCAAGTCAATGGTTTTGCaaagaaatgcaaaaacaaattgaactgaaagtacagccattctcAAATTGTGGGCTGACTCTGGGTATTGGTTTCCTTGTTAGGTATGAGATCTGCGAGTACTGTCACTCTTGGGATTGCAAGTTAACATTCTGATGGATATTTGAAAGGAATATAGAATTGTTCGTACAGAAATTGTTAATTTGCATGTTATTTTTGTTACATACcatgaaaacaaaacatgcacTCCATGTGGACTTCCAAAGGCCTCAAGGCCCTTGACTGAAAAACTCTTGACTATGAACTTTTAGGTTGCTTTCCTTTGGAGTTGAAGCAGCTCTAGGtatttagaaataaaaataaatcttttcaaTGAACTAAACTCTGATCATCTTGCCATGTAACATTGGCAGGAATTTGACTAGATTGCATGAACAGTTTGAGTTTGCCACCCCTTGCTTAGAATTCAATGCATTTTACTGGAAGTTTCAAGTACCAGTCCTTTCCTAATTTGACTGATTTGTTTTTCAGGCACTGGTTGTTGCTACCGAGCATAACATGCTCAAAGAATTGGATCTACGAGGACGTTGTTTGGACTCCCTTCGAGCCATTACTCTTAAAAGATTTAATCCAGTAATATAAAGCGTTTTCTCCCCTCCAATACTTGCTACAAACTACATTGGAGTTCTTGACACTGAGCTGGGTTGATTTCTTGAAAAGTTTTaatctcccccaccccatccccagtTCTCCAATGCAAATCAGGCATTGCCTGGATAGTCACCGGTTGagcctttttgttttaatttgctcTTGAGCGATAATTTCCAAGACTAGAGGATGTCGGGTGTTAAATCACAGTTTGACAGACCCATTGCCTGCATAAAATACTGCCTGTGCTCTTTACTCTCTACATGAATAGAGTTTTAATGACATTTGTTTGTCTTTTCCACTCATTACTGAGTCCTGGGTTATCCAGCTCACTTGAAAGATCCATCTCTTGCTTTGAAGAATTATTTTCAATACACAGCTCCTTGGTTAAAGCTTTTTTGTCACCTCTCCCATCAATGATTTGTTGTTAgtgctttcttttcatttttatggGAACCTTAGGAAGGTTTGCTTTGTTAAAGTCGTGATGTAAATAAAGTTGCACTTGTGTTGACATTatactttatttattttaatttcaggcACTTTCTATGCAGCACAGGAAAGCACTCCAACAGATAAACACCAATCAGGAATCTGGTACTAATTCATTATTTTCATGCATTACAATCTTCCCGTATTCTGACAGGGGTTGGATGATTTATAGAACTCTAATGATAACATGCTTGGTTGGAGAAATGCCTTGCGCAAAATTATAAAAGATGTATTTATTTGGGCAAGGAAGAAGTGTTTGTTAtttctgttgctggaaaagcgcagcaggtcaggcagcatccaaggaacaggagaatcgacgtttcgggcataagcccttcttcaggattgttcgattcctcaagaagggcttatgcccgaaacatcgattctcctgttccttggatgctgcctgacctgctgtgcttttccagcaacacattttcagctctgatctccagcatctgcagtcctcactttctccttgttatttCTGTGTTGTAAGTGCATGTAACCTCCTTCCTGATTGCAGGAAGTGCTATGATTTTATTGTGGTAAACCTTTTTATTTATGGATGCTGGCAGAGGAGGAATGCCAAATGATCTTGGCCTGTTTCTTGACAATGTTGGAAATTATAAACTGAAATCAGAAACTGTATTTAGTATTTAATTATTTGTTAAGCTTGGACTTTTGGTTTGTTTTGTGTATTGCCTGTGCATTACAGTAATatttgagaaaatattttcaacCAATCTGAACAGACACCATCATGGCATACCTTTGggccagatgggacttgaactcaaacTTCTGGCCCAGAGATGAAGACTGCCTTATACAAAAATGGAATGTTACATATTTATCTATACTAATAATAGGTTGACTGTGgtggttttcttttattcaatttTGCAGTAACCTATATATTGGAGAGCAGTTATCTTGCAGAGGGCTCTCCTGTTGACTTTTAATACAAATATCTTTTGCAAGAATAAACTGAAACTTTTAACTAATCTCTTTGTTTTTCTGATTCAAACAGAATAGATGTTACCTTGCTGGGTAATAGAAATTATTTAATTGGTTCCTAACTAGACAGGTTGCTCTGacattttctacttttttttttttccctctaccCTCTAAGTACAAGATCAGAGGATCATCATAGAAAATCTCAGAGAGAAGGAAGATGCCAAAAGATTAACATTTGCAACTTTTGGTGAAGGATCGCTCCCAAAACTGGAGGAGGTTCATTACAGAGTGTGTACTGAGTACTGTTTCTCTAATTTGATGCAACTGATTGAAAATCACAGCATATGTTAGACCATTTCTCTTCCTCACAGGGAAGCCAAATAATCTATTCTGTGTATGTAGACCGGGACTTCTAGGTTCAGGTTTTTTTAATAGTAGTTCCAGTTCAGCACTATACTATCTGGTCCAAACGTTTTTGTGTCACGCTCCATTCTGCAGtattgaataaataatttaacTGACATTTAATGCAGGGCACGTATTAACCGTCAGCTAATTGCACATGATCTTTTTCAAATGAGGCATATGGACTGAAGTTCTGTTCAcctaaatgaaagcaaaatacttcaggtgcttaaaatctgaaatcaagatggaaaaaaattcagcaggtctggcagcgtctctGAATAAAGAAGCTAAATTAACTGACCTATTGAGAAAGTCTGTAGCCGTAAAACTTGTCCTTAAACTAAACTAAATGCTATACtaaattatagaacacatttgctgcacactagaaaATAAGCCAACAGGCAAGGTTGGAGCTGTCAGGCCACATAAAGGGAGAACCCAGGATATGCAGAAGATAAAAATATCTGTTCTCAtcaagtgataacaggatgctgtaaGGCAATTGAGAATATTTGCCTTAACATCAATGAATCTGTGTAAACAGGACACCGAGTGATAATATTCACAgctgttcccttgtgaaattagaGTGTTTGATCATCTTGTAAGCATGTCAAAAACCTTGGAATTAACGGTCAGGTACtgtcaattataatggattcttattaccctTGCAAGCTAG
This genomic window from Chiloscyllium plagiosum isolate BGI_BamShark_2017 chromosome 17, ASM401019v2, whole genome shotgun sequence contains:
- the cenpn gene encoding centromere protein N produces the protein MDATEYLIKVLSRFRISDFPKLLKSWDFLSASQLQEINFKEYTRKDLILEIAALCEGNGVTLNQIADLDMIYYCTYPQKKRWSSYQMFRSKDGEEATLFDFGHFKKTFERNLKMLIRNVMVNFLEHGEAVWIRIAWGKHHSPPNQQRAAYAVYYPHTPYVFMANIVAQYRVYLSQALVVATEHNMLKELDLRGRCLDSLRAITLKRFNPALSMQHRKALQQINTNQESVQDQRIIIENLREKEDAKRLTFATFGEGSLPKLEEVHYRLQTVFKDEHNMGLLSDRRKPFRCVAKFSSPNILESLRALPALGIADVPISTMFSSIPEKGKNYFKIMDKRTGGPNTSGP